One stretch of Elephas maximus indicus isolate mEleMax1 chromosome 22, mEleMax1 primary haplotype, whole genome shotgun sequence DNA includes these proteins:
- the SELPLG gene encoding P-selectin glycoprotein ligand 1 isoform X1, with protein MGWVFVTKAEKHLSRAHEAALPCSAEHGAMPLQLLLLLTLLGSSSSLQLPAIWKDGAREAPGLLLARGRREATTTWEMGFNNQDDYVYIGTDPPEMLDYSPKTVTMSTKSLILMETLGQRGPVGTGTPEPATVEPVTRDFAVLGAGEAARGDMSIQLATAMPSIPKTPAMKLTTTEDLAMGPTATEALAMLAMGPTATEDLAMLSMGPKATEALTTEPAATKALSKEPTATAALSTEPATTGALSTGPTTTEALSILSMGPTATEALTTEPVATEAKTTESATTRGPTTSFLLSSDPQSNTTVAVNKPLDVNIKQGEVARELYPRSSVAPTSTGIPDHIPVKQCLLAILILALVATIFLVCTVVLAVRLSRKNHRYPVRSYSPTEMVCISSLLPDGGGAEGPTAAATNGGLPNAKSQAQKPERREARDGDDLTLRSFLP; from the coding sequence GTGCCATGCCTCTGCAACTCCTCTTGCTGCTAACCTTACTGGGCTCCAGCAGTAGCCTCCAGCTGCCAGCAATCTGGAAGGATGGAGCCAGGGAAGCTCCAGGCCTGCTGCTTGCCCGGGGCCGGAGAGAGGCAACCACGACTTGGGAAATGGGCTTCAACAATCAGGATGACTATGTCTACATAGGCACAGACCCACCGGAAATGCTTGACTATAGCCCTAAGACTGTGACTATGAGCACCAAGTCTCTGATTTTGATGGAGACATTGGGGCAGAGAGGCCCTGTGGGGACTGGAACCCCTGAGCCAGCCACTGTGGAGCCTGTCACGAGAGACTTTGCTGTCCTGGGTGCAGGAGAGGCAGCAAGGGGGGATATGAGCATACAACTGGCCACTGCAATGCCTTCTATCCCAAAGACTCCAGCCATGAAGCTGACCACCACGGAAGACCTGGCCATGGGGCCCACAGCCACCGAAGCCCTGGCTATGCTGGCCATGGGGCCCACAGCCACTGAAGACCTGGCCATGCTGTCCATGGGGCCCAAAGCCACAGAAGCCCTGACCACAGAGCCAGCTGCCACCAAAGCCCTCTCCAAGGAGCCCACTGCCACAGCGGCCCTGTCCACGGAGCCTGCAACCACAGGGGCCCTGTCTACAGGGCCCACCACCACGGAGGCCCTGTCTATATTGTCCATGGGGCCCACAGCCACAGAAGCCCTGACCACAGAGCCTGTGGCCACAGAAGCCAAGACCACAGAATCTGCTACCACAAGGGGTCCAACAACGTCCTTTCTTTTGTCCTCTGATCCTCAAAGTAACACAACTGTGGCAGTCAACAAGCCACTTGATGTCAATATCAAGCAAGGGGAGGTTGCAAGGGAACTGTACCCCAGGAGCTCTGTGGCCCCCACCTCCACAGGAATCCCAGACCACATCCCTGTGAAGCAGTGTCTGCTGGCCATCCTCATCCTGGCCCTGGTGGCCACCATCTTCCTTGTGTGCACCGTGGTGCTGGCCGTCCGCCTCTCGCGCAAAAACCACAGGTACCCCGTGCGCAGCTACTCCCCCACCGAGATGGTCTGCATCTCGTCCCTGCTGCCAGACGGGGGTGGCGCCGAGGGGCCCACAGCTGCTGCGACCAATGGGGGTCTGCCTAACGCCAAGAGCCAGGCCCAGAAGCCAGAGCGCCGGGAGGCACGCGACGGGGACGACCTCACCTTGCGCAGCTTCCTGCCTTAA
- the SELPLG gene encoding P-selectin glycoprotein ligand 1 isoform X2, whose protein sequence is MVTLCTTERNIAWSFAATFMIIGAMPLQLLLLLTLLGSSSSLQLPAIWKDGAREAPGLLLARGRREATTTWEMGFNNQDDYVYIGTDPPEMLDYSPKTVTMSTKSLILMETLGQRGPVGTGTPEPATVEPVTRDFAVLGAGEAARGDMSIQLATAMPSIPKTPAMKLTTTEDLAMGPTATEALAMLAMGPTATEDLAMLSMGPKATEALTTEPAATKALSKEPTATAALSTEPATTGALSTGPTTTEALSILSMGPTATEALTTEPVATEAKTTESATTRGPTTSFLLSSDPQSNTTVAVNKPLDVNIKQGEVARELYPRSSVAPTSTGIPDHIPVKQCLLAILILALVATIFLVCTVVLAVRLSRKNHRYPVRSYSPTEMVCISSLLPDGGGAEGPTAAATNGGLPNAKSQAQKPERREARDGDDLTLRSFLP, encoded by the exons atggtgaccttatgtacaacggaacgaaacattgcctggtcctttgctgccaccttcatgatcattg GTGCCATGCCTCTGCAACTCCTCTTGCTGCTAACCTTACTGGGCTCCAGCAGTAGCCTCCAGCTGCCAGCAATCTGGAAGGATGGAGCCAGGGAAGCTCCAGGCCTGCTGCTTGCCCGGGGCCGGAGAGAGGCAACCACGACTTGGGAAATGGGCTTCAACAATCAGGATGACTATGTCTACATAGGCACAGACCCACCGGAAATGCTTGACTATAGCCCTAAGACTGTGACTATGAGCACCAAGTCTCTGATTTTGATGGAGACATTGGGGCAGAGAGGCCCTGTGGGGACTGGAACCCCTGAGCCAGCCACTGTGGAGCCTGTCACGAGAGACTTTGCTGTCCTGGGTGCAGGAGAGGCAGCAAGGGGGGATATGAGCATACAACTGGCCACTGCAATGCCTTCTATCCCAAAGACTCCAGCCATGAAGCTGACCACCACGGAAGACCTGGCCATGGGGCCCACAGCCACCGAAGCCCTGGCTATGCTGGCCATGGGGCCCACAGCCACTGAAGACCTGGCCATGCTGTCCATGGGGCCCAAAGCCACAGAAGCCCTGACCACAGAGCCAGCTGCCACCAAAGCCCTCTCCAAGGAGCCCACTGCCACAGCGGCCCTGTCCACGGAGCCTGCAACCACAGGGGCCCTGTCTACAGGGCCCACCACCACGGAGGCCCTGTCTATATTGTCCATGGGGCCCACAGCCACAGAAGCCCTGACCACAGAGCCTGTGGCCACAGAAGCCAAGACCACAGAATCTGCTACCACAAGGGGTCCAACAACGTCCTTTCTTTTGTCCTCTGATCCTCAAAGTAACACAACTGTGGCAGTCAACAAGCCACTTGATGTCAATATCAAGCAAGGGGAGGTTGCAAGGGAACTGTACCCCAGGAGCTCTGTGGCCCCCACCTCCACAGGAATCCCAGACCACATCCCTGTGAAGCAGTGTCTGCTGGCCATCCTCATCCTGGCCCTGGTGGCCACCATCTTCCTTGTGTGCACCGTGGTGCTGGCCGTCCGCCTCTCGCGCAAAAACCACAGGTACCCCGTGCGCAGCTACTCCCCCACCGAGATGGTCTGCATCTCGTCCCTGCTGCCAGACGGGGGTGGCGCCGAGGGGCCCACAGCTGCTGCGACCAATGGGGGTCTGCCTAACGCCAAGAGCCAGGCCCAGAAGCCAGAGCGCCGGGAGGCACGCGACGGGGACGACCTCACCTTGCGCAGCTTCCTGCCTTAA
- the SELPLG gene encoding P-selectin glycoprotein ligand 1 isoform X3, giving the protein MPLQLLLLLTLLGSSSSLQLPAIWKDGAREAPGLLLARGRREATTTWEMGFNNQDDYVYIGTDPPEMLDYSPKTVTMSTKSLILMETLGQRGPVGTGTPEPATVEPVTRDFAVLGAGEAARGDMSIQLATAMPSIPKTPAMKLTTTEDLAMGPTATEALAMLAMGPTATEDLAMLSMGPKATEALTTEPAATKALSKEPTATAALSTEPATTGALSTGPTTTEALSILSMGPTATEALTTEPVATEAKTTESATTRGPTTSFLLSSDPQSNTTVAVNKPLDVNIKQGEVARELYPRSSVAPTSTGIPDHIPVKQCLLAILILALVATIFLVCTVVLAVRLSRKNHRYPVRSYSPTEMVCISSLLPDGGGAEGPTAAATNGGLPNAKSQAQKPERREARDGDDLTLRSFLP; this is encoded by the coding sequence ATGCCTCTGCAACTCCTCTTGCTGCTAACCTTACTGGGCTCCAGCAGTAGCCTCCAGCTGCCAGCAATCTGGAAGGATGGAGCCAGGGAAGCTCCAGGCCTGCTGCTTGCCCGGGGCCGGAGAGAGGCAACCACGACTTGGGAAATGGGCTTCAACAATCAGGATGACTATGTCTACATAGGCACAGACCCACCGGAAATGCTTGACTATAGCCCTAAGACTGTGACTATGAGCACCAAGTCTCTGATTTTGATGGAGACATTGGGGCAGAGAGGCCCTGTGGGGACTGGAACCCCTGAGCCAGCCACTGTGGAGCCTGTCACGAGAGACTTTGCTGTCCTGGGTGCAGGAGAGGCAGCAAGGGGGGATATGAGCATACAACTGGCCACTGCAATGCCTTCTATCCCAAAGACTCCAGCCATGAAGCTGACCACCACGGAAGACCTGGCCATGGGGCCCACAGCCACCGAAGCCCTGGCTATGCTGGCCATGGGGCCCACAGCCACTGAAGACCTGGCCATGCTGTCCATGGGGCCCAAAGCCACAGAAGCCCTGACCACAGAGCCAGCTGCCACCAAAGCCCTCTCCAAGGAGCCCACTGCCACAGCGGCCCTGTCCACGGAGCCTGCAACCACAGGGGCCCTGTCTACAGGGCCCACCACCACGGAGGCCCTGTCTATATTGTCCATGGGGCCCACAGCCACAGAAGCCCTGACCACAGAGCCTGTGGCCACAGAAGCCAAGACCACAGAATCTGCTACCACAAGGGGTCCAACAACGTCCTTTCTTTTGTCCTCTGATCCTCAAAGTAACACAACTGTGGCAGTCAACAAGCCACTTGATGTCAATATCAAGCAAGGGGAGGTTGCAAGGGAACTGTACCCCAGGAGCTCTGTGGCCCCCACCTCCACAGGAATCCCAGACCACATCCCTGTGAAGCAGTGTCTGCTGGCCATCCTCATCCTGGCCCTGGTGGCCACCATCTTCCTTGTGTGCACCGTGGTGCTGGCCGTCCGCCTCTCGCGCAAAAACCACAGGTACCCCGTGCGCAGCTACTCCCCCACCGAGATGGTCTGCATCTCGTCCCTGCTGCCAGACGGGGGTGGCGCCGAGGGGCCCACAGCTGCTGCGACCAATGGGGGTCTGCCTAACGCCAAGAGCCAGGCCCAGAAGCCAGAGCGCCGGGAGGCACGCGACGGGGACGACCTCACCTTGCGCAGCTTCCTGCCTTAA